Proteins encoded by one window of Myxococcus guangdongensis:
- a CDS encoding OmpH family outer membrane protein yields MSLRTTVAALAAVLSLALPVAASAAELKVAYVDLQRVLLEVDDGKAAKARLQKWLDDKQKEIDKEQTALRAEKETLDKQASAMTAEVRAQKEGDLQKKVMVLAQKWEKSRGEAANKERQEMEPIINKIDQVVASIAQRDDLGMVLDKRDSGIVFAKAQYDISNEVIRAYNGSGKKTTAAKDAPTK; encoded by the coding sequence ATGTCGCTTCGCACCACTGTCGCGGCCTTGGCCGCCGTCCTGTCGCTTGCCCTGCCGGTGGCCGCCTCGGCCGCCGAACTGAAGGTCGCCTACGTGGACCTCCAGCGCGTCCTGCTCGAGGTGGATGACGGCAAGGCCGCCAAGGCCCGCCTCCAGAAGTGGTTGGATGACAAGCAGAAGGAGATCGACAAGGAGCAGACCGCCCTGCGCGCCGAGAAGGAGACGCTCGACAAGCAGGCGAGCGCCATGACGGCCGAGGTCCGCGCCCAGAAGGAAGGCGACCTCCAGAAGAAGGTGATGGTGCTCGCCCAGAAGTGGGAGAAGAGCCGGGGCGAGGCGGCCAACAAGGAGCGCCAGGAGATGGAGCCCATCATCAACAAGATCGACCAGGTGGTGGCCTCCATCGCGCAGCGCGATGACCTGGGCATGGTCCTGGACAAGCGTGACTCGGGCATCGTCTTCGCGAAGGCCCAGTACGACATCTCCAACGAGGTCATCCGGGCCTACAACGGCTCCGGCAAGAAGACGACGGCGGCCAAGGACGCCCCGACGAAGTAG
- the bamA gene encoding outer membrane protein assembly factor BamA, which produces MVEIRVEGNKRVEAEAIRRALRTRVGQTLDASKSAEDLRAVWALGYFTNVELLVQRLPRGVAYVVRVEERPIVRAVTLKGNEELSRDDLKDEIDAKPNTILDMEAVRSTVKKIQAKYVEKGYFLAEVTHQIKPSETGGSVDVIIIINEHAKVMVKQITFIGAEKVSAQELKETMITREGGYFSFFTGEGTYREEAFQRDLAVIQIAYFDRGFINVKIDKPTVQLSADKRYIYITLRIEEGEAYDIGKIDFSGDLLDDVSKERMAQLMKSTPGQRFNRSQLSQDIVGLSDVYYDRGYAYANINPVTSVNANKRSVDLTFDVQKGPQVTIERINVVGNSKTRDKVIRRELRVYEGELYSGTGVRRSKERVTALGFFETVEITQSAGSTDDTIVLQVEVKEKATGTFQVGLGFSNVENFIFTAQISQNNFLGWGQSVSASAQISGLRSLVQLSFYDPYFLDTNYLLSAEFFRVQADYDGFIRNSTGGTVSIGYQFIDDLLGTIGYTREWVNVEAGSNLGAVLLANQFLSGTTSAARLSLSFDRRDNRLFPSRGFIHFGSVELAPDFLGGTFLFNRYTAYSRLYFPMPLGFVFKTNATIGYIQQLDSNKPLPISELYYVGGINSVRGYYLRSISPSVKVPRSGSPDATVTDFLVGGNKQLVFNFELEFPIFEKAGLRGVLFYDAGNAFASSERFFQDRQNDLPLGLFHSAGFGFRWFSPIGPLRFEWGIPLTRRPEDDRILFEFTIGNFF; this is translated from the coding sequence GTGGTGGAGATTCGCGTCGAGGGCAACAAGCGCGTGGAGGCCGAGGCCATCCGCCGCGCCCTGCGTACGCGGGTGGGCCAGACGCTGGACGCGTCCAAGTCCGCCGAGGACCTGCGCGCCGTCTGGGCCCTGGGCTACTTCACCAACGTGGAGCTGCTCGTGCAGCGGCTGCCCCGGGGCGTGGCCTACGTGGTCCGCGTGGAGGAGCGTCCCATCGTCCGAGCGGTGACGCTCAAGGGCAATGAAGAGCTCAGCCGCGACGACCTCAAGGACGAGATCGACGCCAAGCCCAACACCATCCTGGACATGGAAGCCGTGCGCAGCACGGTGAAGAAGATCCAGGCCAAGTACGTGGAGAAGGGCTACTTCCTCGCCGAGGTGACCCACCAGATCAAGCCCTCCGAGACGGGGGGCAGCGTGGACGTCATCATCATCATCAACGAGCACGCCAAGGTGATGGTGAAGCAGATCACCTTCATCGGCGCGGAGAAGGTCTCCGCCCAGGAGCTCAAGGAGACGATGATCACCCGCGAGGGTGGCTACTTCTCCTTCTTTACCGGCGAGGGCACCTACCGCGAGGAGGCCTTCCAGCGCGACCTGGCCGTCATCCAGATCGCCTACTTCGACCGGGGCTTCATCAACGTCAAGATCGACAAGCCCACCGTCCAGCTCTCCGCCGACAAGCGCTACATCTACATCACCCTGCGCATCGAGGAGGGTGAGGCCTACGACATCGGGAAGATCGACTTCTCCGGCGACCTGCTCGACGACGTGTCGAAGGAGCGCATGGCGCAGCTGATGAAGTCGACGCCGGGCCAGCGCTTCAACCGCTCGCAGCTGTCGCAGGACATCGTCGGCCTGTCGGACGTGTATTACGACCGGGGCTACGCCTACGCGAACATCAACCCCGTCACCAGCGTCAACGCCAACAAGCGCTCGGTGGACCTGACCTTCGACGTGCAGAAGGGCCCCCAGGTCACCATCGAGCGCATCAACGTCGTCGGCAACAGCAAGACGCGTGACAAGGTCATCCGCCGCGAGCTGCGCGTCTACGAGGGCGAGCTCTACAGCGGCACCGGCGTGCGCCGCAGCAAGGAGCGCGTCACCGCGCTGGGCTTCTTCGAGACGGTGGAGATCACCCAGAGCGCCGGCAGCACCGACGACACCATCGTCCTGCAGGTGGAGGTGAAGGAGAAGGCCACCGGCACCTTCCAGGTGGGCCTGGGCTTCTCCAACGTGGAGAACTTCATCTTCACGGCGCAGATCTCCCAGAACAACTTCCTGGGCTGGGGCCAGAGCGTCTCCGCGTCCGCGCAGATTTCAGGCCTGCGCTCGCTGGTGCAGCTGTCGTTCTACGACCCGTACTTCCTGGACACGAACTACCTCTTGTCCGCGGAGTTCTTCCGCGTCCAGGCCGACTACGACGGCTTCATCCGCAACTCCACCGGCGGCACCGTCTCCATCGGCTACCAGTTCATCGACGACCTGCTGGGCACCATCGGCTACACCCGGGAATGGGTGAACGTGGAGGCGGGCTCCAACCTGGGCGCGGTGCTGCTGGCCAACCAGTTCCTGTCCGGCACCACCAGCGCGGCGCGCCTGTCGCTCTCGTTCGACCGCCGCGACAACCGCCTGTTCCCCTCGCGCGGCTTCATCCACTTCGGCTCGGTGGAGCTGGCCCCGGACTTCCTGGGCGGCACGTTCCTCTTCAACCGGTACACGGCGTACTCGCGCCTGTACTTCCCGATGCCGCTGGGCTTCGTCTTCAAGACGAACGCCACCATCGGCTACATCCAGCAGCTCGACTCGAACAAGCCGCTGCCCATCTCCGAGCTGTACTACGTGGGTGGTATCAACAGCGTCCGCGGCTACTACCTGCGCAGCATCAGCCCCTCGGTGAAGGTGCCCCGTTCCGGCAGTCCGGACGCCACCGTCACGGACTTCCTCGTCGGCGGCAACAAGCAGCTCGTCTTCAACTTCGAGCTGGAGTTCCCCATCTTCGAGAAGGCCGGCCTCCGGGGTGTGCTCTTCTACGACGCCGGCAACGCCTTCGCGTCGAGCGAGCGCTTCTTCCAGGACCGACAGAACGACCTGCCGCTCGGCCTCTTCCACTCGGCGGGCTTCGGCTTCCGGTGGTTCAGCCCCATCGGCCCGCTGCGCTTCGAGTGGGGCATCCCGCTCACCAGGCGGCCGGAAGATGACCGGATTCTGTTCGAGTTCACTATCGGCAACTTCTTCTGA
- a CDS encoding ABC transporter ATP-binding protein — MTLLSIRNVFKSYFLHGKRIDVLREVSLDIGKGELVSLVGASGAGKSTFLHVLGTLDAPAAGEVFFEGRSVFAMNDAEIAEFRNQTMGFVFQSHYLLPEFTALENVAMPALIQRKDRSGAYTYARELLERVGLGQRVDHRPGELSGGEAQRVALARALVLKPAVLLADEPTGNLDPATGEGIHQLLRDVNRDLGITAVVVTHNETLARSMPRRLRLAGGQVSEA; from the coding sequence ATGACGCTGTTGTCCATCCGCAACGTCTTCAAGAGCTACTTCCTGCACGGCAAGCGCATCGACGTGCTGCGCGAGGTGTCGCTCGACATCGGCAAGGGAGAGCTCGTCTCGCTGGTGGGCGCCTCCGGCGCGGGCAAGAGCACCTTCCTGCACGTGCTGGGCACCCTGGACGCGCCGGCCGCCGGAGAGGTCTTCTTCGAGGGCCGCTCCGTGTTCGCCATGAACGACGCGGAGATCGCCGAGTTCCGCAACCAGACGATGGGCTTCGTCTTCCAGAGCCACTACCTGCTGCCGGAGTTCACCGCCCTGGAGAACGTGGCCATGCCCGCGCTCATCCAGCGCAAGGACCGCTCCGGGGCCTATACCTACGCCCGGGAGCTCCTGGAGCGGGTGGGACTGGGACAGCGGGTGGACCACAGGCCGGGGGAACTGTCCGGTGGTGAAGCCCAGCGGGTGGCCCTGGCCCGCGCCCTGGTGCTCAAGCCCGCCGTCCTGCTCGCCGACGAGCCGACCGGCAACCTGGACCCGGCCACCGGCGAGGGCATCCATCAGCTCCTGAGGGACGTCAACCGGGACCTGGGCATCACCGCCGTGGTCGTCACCCACAATGAAACCCTGGCCCGTTCCATGCCCCGCCGCCTGCGGTTGGCAGGGGGGCAGGTGTCGGAGGCTTGA
- a CDS encoding FtsX-like permease family protein: MHSAERQTVHRWSLIWAGGLVALVGLILVGLSISASEAWAEVASALGLSLFGWGGVAQLLDGVMLLPAQAAAKQSLPLGSPGLLWAGALAWLAGWGLIASGIRRAPESTEGPSPAAGAPLYPRLARYRDFYWSTLAAYGGGVLLAELVLILLQTVLSSGVPSTDLSSARDAGGGGLTLAPTGAFAIALVVAGMVAFISGFVGASRAQRLALPEATIGVFYLGLPVPILLTLMERIPSLQLALGYRLREVTYVAGLLGRPELAYWLTFTGLVLALVLGINTGFIAAGSGRVDLKLGFELFVARRHVAVFRPSLLLGTLAVLMFGIIPPLLVYFIIRAAEAAVEKTRIRSLGLSDPLAASEALHKLKLREQSPTMMMTALSVGGVGVGVMALIIVLSVMSGFEADLQQKILGTNAHAVVSRYAGDLPEYPKVMETIRKVPGIAGQTPFIINQVMIASEGNVDGVIIKGIDPKTVGDVTDLPRNILGGGSLDILYTPEKILSRGGDEEESGSPAGEGDEEPAEDDIIRRTGPAKKAPVLPGIVIGRELAASLRVVVGDRVNVVSPLGTELSPSGPVPKNRAYRVAAIFYSGMYEYDSKFVYILLKEAQDFFGVQGASGIELKVLDIDDARRIAGQVVKALGGYPYRARDWGEMNKNLFSALRLEKLVMGIILSIIIIVAAGLIVATVIMLVLEKRKEISVLKALGVPDGGIVKIFLAEGLQIGVAGGLLGLFSGLSWCLFIEKVGIKLDPEVYYIPALPVRVEPLQTALAVVIAVLVTYLASIYPALKASSVEPVEGLKAE, encoded by the coding sequence GTGCACTCGGCAGAACGGCAGACCGTCCATCGCTGGAGTCTCATCTGGGCCGGAGGACTCGTGGCCCTGGTGGGCCTCATCCTCGTCGGCCTCTCCATCTCCGCCTCCGAAGCGTGGGCGGAGGTGGCCTCGGCCCTGGGCCTGTCGCTCTTCGGCTGGGGTGGGGTGGCCCAGCTCCTCGACGGCGTGATGCTGCTGCCGGCGCAGGCCGCCGCGAAGCAGTCGCTCCCCCTGGGCAGCCCCGGCTTGCTCTGGGCGGGTGCGCTCGCCTGGCTGGCGGGCTGGGGGCTCATCGCCTCCGGCATCCGCCGCGCCCCTGAGTCCACCGAAGGCCCGAGCCCCGCGGCCGGCGCCCCGCTGTATCCGCGCCTGGCCCGCTACCGGGACTTCTACTGGAGCACCCTGGCGGCGTACGGCGGCGGTGTGCTGCTGGCGGAGCTGGTGCTCATCCTGCTCCAGACGGTGCTCTCCAGCGGCGTGCCCTCCACGGACCTGTCCTCCGCGCGTGACGCGGGGGGCGGCGGGCTGACGCTCGCGCCCACGGGGGCGTTCGCCATCGCCCTGGTCGTCGCGGGCATGGTGGCCTTCATCTCCGGCTTCGTGGGCGCCTCGCGCGCGCAGCGGCTCGCGCTGCCCGAGGCCACCATCGGCGTCTTCTACCTGGGGCTGCCCGTCCCCATCCTGCTCACGCTGATGGAGCGCATTCCGTCGCTCCAGCTCGCGCTCGGCTACCGGCTGCGCGAGGTGACGTATGTCGCGGGCCTGCTGGGCCGCCCGGAGCTGGCGTACTGGCTGACCTTCACGGGGCTGGTGCTGGCGCTGGTGCTCGGCATCAACACGGGCTTCATCGCCGCCGGCAGCGGGCGCGTGGACCTGAAGCTGGGCTTCGAGCTGTTCGTCGCGCGCCGCCACGTGGCGGTGTTCCGCCCGTCGCTCCTGTTGGGGACGCTGGCGGTGCTGATGTTCGGCATCATCCCGCCCCTGCTCGTCTACTTCATCATCCGCGCCGCCGAGGCCGCGGTGGAGAAGACGCGCATCCGCTCGCTGGGGCTCTCCGACCCGCTGGCCGCTTCCGAGGCGCTGCACAAGCTGAAGCTGCGCGAGCAGTCGCCCACCATGATGATGACCGCGCTGTCGGTGGGCGGCGTGGGCGTGGGCGTGATGGCGCTCATCATCGTCCTGTCGGTGATGAGCGGCTTCGAGGCGGACCTGCAGCAGAAGATCCTCGGCACCAACGCGCACGCGGTGGTGTCGCGCTACGCGGGGGACTTGCCCGAGTACCCGAAGGTCATGGAGACCATCCGCAAGGTCCCGGGCATCGCGGGTCAGACGCCGTTCATCATCAACCAGGTGATGATCGCGTCCGAGGGCAACGTCGACGGCGTCATCATCAAGGGCATCGACCCGAAGACGGTGGGCGACGTGACGGACCTGCCCCGGAACATCCTGGGCGGTGGCTCGCTCGACATCCTCTACACGCCGGAGAAGATCCTCTCGCGTGGCGGGGACGAAGAGGAGTCCGGGTCGCCGGCGGGGGAGGGTGACGAGGAGCCCGCGGAGGACGACATCATCCGCCGCACGGGCCCCGCGAAGAAGGCGCCCGTGCTGCCCGGCATCGTGATTGGCCGGGAGCTGGCCGCGTCTCTGCGCGTGGTGGTGGGGGACCGCGTCAACGTCGTGTCCCCGCTGGGCACCGAGCTGTCGCCGTCCGGCCCCGTCCCCAAGAACCGCGCCTACCGCGTGGCGGCCATCTTCTACTCGGGGATGTACGAGTACGACTCCAAGTTCGTCTACATCCTGCTCAAGGAAGCGCAGGACTTCTTCGGGGTCCAGGGCGCGTCCGGCATCGAATTGAAGGTGCTCGACATCGACGACGCGCGCCGCATCGCCGGGCAGGTGGTGAAGGCGCTGGGTGGCTATCCCTACCGGGCCCGCGACTGGGGCGAGATGAACAAGAACCTCTTCTCCGCGCTGCGCCTGGAGAAGCTGGTGATGGGCATCATCCTCTCCATCATCATCATCGTCGCCGCGGGCCTCATCGTCGCCACCGTCATCATGCTCGTGCTGGAGAAGCGCAAGGAGATCTCCGTGCTCAAGGCACTGGGCGTCCCCGATGGCGGCATCGTGAAGATATTCCTCGCCGAGGGGCTCCAGATTGGCGTCGCCGGCGGCCTGTTGGGCCTGTTCTCCGGCCTGTCCTGGTGCCTCTTCATCGAGAAGGTCGGCATCAAGCTGGACCCCGAGGTCTATTACATCCCCGCGCTGCCGGTGCGCGTGGAACCCCTGCAGACCGCGCTGGCCGTCGTCATCGCGGTGCTCGTCACGTACCTGGCCTCCATCTACCCGGCCCTCAAGGCCAGCAGCGTGGAGCCGGTGGAAGGGCTGAAGGCGGAGTAG
- the lysS gene encoding lysine--tRNA ligase: MAEDQNNDLGSKEQEIYEQRLEKAAKWREAGFNPYGNGHAPQHLAADILAKHADSTPESLEQTPVTYDVAGRLVAMRSFGKAAFIKLRDRSGEIQVHMKKDALADAYEVFKLCDLGDFLAVTGTLFRSKTGELTLAATKFSPLTKSLRPLPEKWHGLTDVEIRYRQRYLDLVSNPDVKQTFLRRNKLIRFIRSFLDGRDFVEVETPMMHPLVSGAAARPFSTHHNALDIDLYMRIAPELYLKRLVVGGLERVYEVNRNFRNEGISTRHNPEFTMLEFYQAYATYEDLMDLSEEMISEAAKAVTGDSKVKYGEHVLDFGKGWKRISMTEAIREALGSALSDKDMADADKLRHELLKTTRGEAERRAVDTMNHGELVGALFEAHVEHTLIHPTFITHFPTAVSPLARRNDQNPEIADRFELYVAGREIANAFSELNDPLDQKGRFQAQLDAKQRGQQETMDYDEDYIRALEHGMPPTAGEGIGIDRLAMLFTDSQSIRDVILFPLLKPLAK, from the coding sequence ATGGCTGAAGACCAGAACAACGACCTGGGTTCGAAGGAGCAGGAAATCTACGAGCAGCGGCTGGAGAAGGCCGCGAAGTGGCGCGAGGCCGGCTTCAACCCGTACGGCAACGGCCACGCTCCCCAGCACCTCGCCGCCGACATCCTCGCCAAACACGCGGACTCCACCCCGGAGTCGCTCGAGCAGACCCCCGTCACCTACGACGTCGCGGGTCGGCTGGTCGCCATGCGCTCGTTCGGCAAGGCCGCCTTCATCAAGCTGCGGGACCGCTCGGGCGAAATCCAGGTCCACATGAAGAAGGACGCGTTGGCGGACGCGTACGAGGTCTTCAAGCTGTGTGACTTGGGCGACTTCCTGGCCGTCACCGGCACGCTGTTCCGCTCGAAGACGGGCGAGCTGACGCTGGCCGCGACGAAGTTCTCCCCGCTGACCAAGTCGCTGCGCCCCCTGCCGGAGAAGTGGCACGGCCTGACGGACGTGGAGATCCGCTACCGCCAGCGCTACCTGGACCTGGTGTCCAACCCGGACGTGAAGCAGACGTTCCTGCGGCGCAACAAGCTCATCCGCTTCATCCGCTCCTTCCTCGACGGCCGTGACTTCGTCGAGGTGGAGACGCCCATGATGCACCCGCTGGTGTCGGGCGCCGCCGCGCGGCCGTTCTCCACGCACCACAACGCGCTCGACATCGACTTGTACATGCGCATCGCTCCGGAGCTGTACCTGAAGCGATTGGTGGTGGGCGGCCTGGAGCGCGTCTACGAGGTGAACCGGAACTTCCGCAACGAGGGCATCAGCACCCGGCACAACCCCGAGTTCACCATGCTGGAGTTCTATCAGGCGTACGCCACGTACGAGGACCTGATGGACCTGAGCGAGGAGATGATTTCGGAGGCGGCCAAGGCCGTCACCGGCGACTCCAAGGTGAAGTACGGCGAGCACGTGCTGGACTTCGGCAAGGGCTGGAAGCGCATCTCCATGACGGAGGCCATCCGCGAGGCGCTGGGCAGCGCGCTGTCCGACAAGGACATGGCGGACGCGGACAAGCTGCGCCACGAGCTGCTCAAGACGACGCGCGGCGAGGCCGAGCGGCGCGCCGTGGACACGATGAACCACGGGGAGCTGGTGGGCGCCCTCTTCGAGGCCCACGTCGAGCACACCCTGATTCATCCCACCTTCATCACCCATTTCCCCACCGCCGTCTCGCCCCTGGCCCGGCGCAACGACCAGAATCCGGAAATCGCGGACCGGTTCGAGCTGTATGTGGCGGGTCGGGAAATCGCCAACGCGTTCTCCGAGCTCAACGACCCGTTGGACCAGAAGGGCCGCTTCCAGGCCCAGCTCGACGCCAAGCAGCGCGGGCAGCAGGAGACGATGGACTACGACGAGGACTACATCCGCGCCCTCGAGCACGGCATGCCCCCCACCGCGGGTGAGGGCATCGGGATTGATCGCCTCGCGATGCTGTTCACGGATTCGCAGAGCATCCGCGACGTCATCCTGTTTCCCCTCCTCAAGCCACTGGCGAAGTAG
- a CDS encoding anti-sigma factor family protein: MSQFHRRLPDVDPRMNHREARALFLALADDELPAPQAQAVRTHLDGCDECRHGWEGYARTVQRVRGVQKEKAPPALASLVMTRVRRQRRFGLKGLHMAHMNHRFPVEILIPLLLAAAVAAFLVMAAP, encoded by the coding sequence ATGAGCCAATTCCATCGCAGACTCCCGGACGTGGACCCGCGGATGAACCACCGCGAGGCGAGGGCCCTGTTCCTCGCGCTCGCCGACGACGAGCTGCCCGCCCCCCAGGCGCAGGCGGTGCGCACGCACCTGGACGGCTGCGACGAGTGCCGCCACGGGTGGGAGGGCTATGCGCGCACCGTCCAGCGCGTGCGGGGTGTGCAGAAGGAGAAGGCCCCCCCGGCCCTGGCGTCGCTGGTGATGACGCGCGTGCGCCGCCAGCGCCGCTTCGGCCTCAAGGGCCTGCACATGGCGCATATGAACCACCGCTTCCCGGTGGAGATCCTCATCCCCCTGCTGCTGGCCGCCGCCGTGGCCGCCTTCCTGGTGATGGCGGCCCCCTGA
- a CDS encoding RNA polymerase sigma factor produces the protein MSPGGVLEIGQDGPAAEAADSRREDAALLARLRQGDSEAFEQLVRTHQDRVYDFCVRMLGDREEAHDLVQEIFVSVHQNVRRFREDARLSTWLFRITKNHCINRLKYLKRRGRGRSEEYDETSEAWVDGPGAPPTPDAALESARERARVQWAISQLDPDARVLVALRDIEGLSYDEIVDITELPEGTVKSRLHRAREKLANLLGRLEP, from the coding sequence GTGTCACCGGGCGGCGTGCTCGAAATCGGACAGGACGGGCCGGCCGCCGAGGCGGCTGACTCCCGGCGTGAGGACGCGGCCCTGCTGGCGCGCCTTCGTCAGGGGGACTCGGAGGCCTTCGAGCAGCTGGTGCGCACCCACCAGGACCGCGTCTACGACTTCTGCGTCCGCATGCTGGGGGACCGCGAGGAGGCGCATGACCTGGTGCAGGAGATCTTCGTCAGCGTGCACCAGAACGTCCGCCGCTTCCGCGAGGACGCGCGGCTGTCCACCTGGCTGTTCCGAATCACGAAGAACCACTGCATCAACCGGCTGAAGTACTTGAAGCGCCGGGGCCGGGGCCGCTCGGAGGAGTACGACGAGACGAGCGAAGCGTGGGTGGATGGCCCGGGCGCCCCACCCACGCCGGACGCCGCCCTGGAGTCCGCGCGCGAGCGGGCCCGGGTGCAGTGGGCCATCTCCCAGCTGGACCCCGACGCGCGCGTGCTGGTGGCGCTGCGCGACATCGAAGGGTTGAGCTACGACGAAATCGTGGACATCACGGAGCTGCCCGAGGGCACCGTGAAGAGCCGGCTGCACCGCGCGCGCGAGAAGCTGGCCAATCTCCTGGGGCGGCTTGAGCCATGA
- the prfB gene encoding peptide chain release factor 2 (programmed frameshift), giving the protein MANDSMEKINGLRERVLALRGHLDLDRKRSRIALIERDSTLPNFWDDNTKAQAMLKEKSTLELSVGAYDKVMRGLDDAQTLLELAAEAGDEDTAREAEGSLEGLDGEVAKLELARMLSGEQDRSSCFMDINAGAGGTDSMDWAAMLLRMYTRYCETKGWKVEINDEVPGEEAGFKNVSLRIEGDFAYGYLKAEVGVHRLVRISPFDANARRQTAFASVDVYPEVDDAIQIDLPEKDIDLKFIRGSGAGGQKVNKTSSTAQLRHIPTGIIVTTQTERSQSANKEMAFKILRGRLYELEMKKREAARDAAEAAKKDISFGSQIRSYVLAPYRMVKDLRTGVETGNVDSVLDGDLEEFITAQLLGVKNPNRNAALD; this is encoded by the exons ATGGCGAACGATTCGATGGAGAAGATCAACGGCCTCAGGGAGCGGGTGTTGGCGCTCCGGGGGCATCTT GACCTCGACCGCAAGCGCTCCCGCATCGCGCTGATTGAGCGGGACAGCACGCTGCCCAACTTCTGGGACGACAACACCAAGGCGCAGGCGATGTTGAAGGAGAAGTCCACGCTGGAGCTGAGCGTGGGCGCCTACGACAAGGTGATGCGCGGGCTGGATGACGCGCAGACGCTCCTGGAGCTGGCCGCGGAGGCTGGTGACGAGGACACGGCCCGCGAGGCGGAAGGTTCACTCGAGGGGCTGGACGGCGAGGTCGCCAAGCTGGAGCTGGCGCGCATGCTCTCCGGCGAGCAGGACCGCAGCAGCTGCTTCATGGACATCAACGCCGGCGCCGGTGGCACGGACTCGATGGACTGGGCGGCCATGCTGCTGCGCATGTACACGCGCTACTGCGAGACCAAGGGCTGGAAGGTCGAAATTAACGACGAGGTGCCGGGCGAGGAGGCGGGCTTCAAGAACGTCTCGCTGCGCATCGAGGGCGACTTCGCCTACGGCTACCTCAAGGCCGAGGTGGGCGTGCACCGGCTGGTGCGCATCTCCCCCTTCGACGCCAACGCGCGCCGCCAGACGGCCTTCGCGTCCGTGGATGTCTATCCGGAGGTCGATGACGCCATCCAGATCGACCTGCCGGAGAAGGACATCGACCTGAAGTTCATCCGAGGCAGCGGCGCCGGTGGACAGAAGGTCAACAAGACCTCCTCGACCGCGCAGCTGCGCCACATCCCCACGGGCATCATCGTCACCACGCAGACGGAGCGCTCCCAGTCGGCCAACAAGGAAATGGCCTTCAAGATCCTGCGCGGCCGCCTGTACGAGCTGGAGATGAAGAAGCGCGAGGCCGCGCGCGACGCCGCCGAGGCCGCCAAGAAGGACATCTCCTTCGGCTCGCAGATCCGCTCCTACGTGCTCGCCCCCTACCGCATGGTGAAGGACCTGCGCACCGGCGTGGAGACGGGCAACGTGGACTCGGTGCTGGACGGTGACTTGGAGGAGTTCATCACCGCGCAGTTGTTGGGCGTGAAGAACCCCAACCGCAACGCGGCGTTGGATTAG